One Pseudomonas brassicacearum genomic region harbors:
- a CDS encoding ABC transporter ATP-binding protein, giving the protein MNQDNLIEVRDLAVEFIVGERRQRVVEGVSFDIKRGETLALVGESGSGKSVTAHSILRLLPYPLAHHPTGTIQYAGQNLLGLKEKTIRHIRGNRIAMIFQEPMTSLNPLHSIEKQINEVLGIHKGLTGKVATRRTLELLELVGIPEPHKRLKALPHELSGGQRQRVMIAMALANEPELLIADEPTTALDVTVQLKILELLKQLQARLGMSLLLISHDLNLVRRIAHRVCVMQRGCIVEQASCEELFRAPQHPYTRELLAAEPSGTPATNVVGPPLLQVEDLKVWFPIKKGLFKRTVDYIKAVDGIRFSLPQGQTLGIVGESGSGKSTLGLAILRLIGSQGGIRFEGKQLDSLTQQQVRPLRREMQVVFQDPFGSLSPRMCVSQIVGEGLRIHKIGSEAEQEQAIIAALKEVGLDPETRNRYPHEFSGGQRQRIAIARALVLKPALILLDEPTSALDRTVQRQVVELLRSLQTKYNLTYLFISHDLAVVKALSHQLMVVKHGQVVEQGDARSIFAAPQHPYTQQLLEAAFLAPTAAE; this is encoded by the coding sequence ATGAACCAGGACAATTTGATCGAAGTGCGCGACCTGGCGGTAGAATTCATTGTCGGCGAACGCCGCCAGCGGGTGGTCGAGGGCGTCAGCTTCGATATCAAGCGCGGCGAAACCCTGGCCCTGGTGGGTGAAAGCGGCTCAGGCAAGTCGGTCACTGCCCACTCGATCCTGCGACTGCTGCCCTACCCGCTGGCCCATCATCCAACCGGGACCATCCAGTATGCCGGGCAGAATTTGCTGGGACTGAAAGAAAAAACCATCCGTCATATCCGGGGCAACCGGATCGCGATGATCTTCCAGGAACCGATGACGTCCCTGAACCCGCTGCACTCCATCGAGAAGCAGATCAATGAAGTGCTCGGCATTCACAAGGGCCTGACCGGCAAGGTCGCGACCCGCCGGACTCTTGAGTTGCTGGAGCTGGTTGGCATTCCCGAGCCCCATAAGCGCCTCAAGGCCCTGCCCCACGAATTGTCCGGTGGCCAGCGCCAGCGGGTGATGATCGCCATGGCCCTGGCCAACGAGCCGGAACTGCTGATCGCCGACGAGCCGACCACGGCCCTGGACGTCACCGTCCAGCTGAAAATCCTCGAATTGCTCAAGCAATTGCAGGCGCGATTGGGCATGTCGCTGCTGCTGATCAGCCACGATTTGAACCTGGTGCGAAGAATTGCTCACCGCGTATGTGTCATGCAGCGCGGTTGCATCGTCGAACAGGCATCGTGCGAAGAGTTGTTCCGCGCGCCGCAGCATCCGTACACTCGGGAACTGCTGGCCGCCGAGCCCAGCGGCACCCCGGCGACCAACGTCGTCGGCCCGCCGCTGTTGCAGGTCGAGGACCTGAAAGTCTGGTTCCCGATCAAGAAAGGTTTGTTCAAGCGCACGGTGGACTACATCAAGGCCGTGGACGGGATCCGCTTCAGCCTGCCCCAGGGCCAGACCCTGGGCATCGTCGGCGAAAGCGGTTCCGGCAAGTCCACCTTGGGCCTGGCGATCTTGCGGTTGATCGGCAGCCAGGGTGGGATTCGTTTCGAAGGCAAGCAGCTCGATAGCCTGACGCAGCAACAGGTCCGGCCGCTGCGCCGGGAGATGCAAGTGGTGTTTCAGGACCCGTTCGGCAGCCTGAGCCCACGGATGTGTGTGAGCCAGATCGTCGGTGAAGGCCTGCGGATCCACAAAATCGGCAGCGAAGCCGAACAGGAACAGGCGATAATCGCGGCATTGAAGGAGGTAGGCCTGGATCCGGAAACCCGGAACCGCTACCCCCATGAATTTTCCGGAGGGCAACGGCAGCGTATCGCCATTGCCCGGGCCCTGGTGCTCAAGCCGGCGTTGATTCTGCTGGATGAACCGACGTCGGCCCTGGACCGTACCGTGCAACGCCAGGTGGTGGAGCTGTTGCGGTCATTGCAAACCAAGTACAACCTGACGTACCTGTTTATCAGCCATGACCTGGCTGTCGTCAAAGCGCTGAGCCACCAGTTGATGGTGGTCAAGCATGGCCAAGTGGTCGAACAAGGTGATGCCCGCAGCATATTCGCCGCGCCGCAACACCCCTATACACAGCAGTTGCTGGAGGCCGCCTTCCTGGCCCCAACAGCTGCCGAATAA
- a CDS encoding extracellular solute-binding protein, whose protein sequence is MIRPLLLLLISLALSSPASATISESHGYAQFGTLKYPARFTHFDWVNPQAPKGGTLRVMAFGTFDTLNPYTFKGSSPVSTPNFLQYGINELNEPLMIGTGQYAPSGDEPTSSYGLIAQSVEYSEDRSWVVFNLRPEARFHDGVPITAYDVAFSYRTLLKDGHPQYRTNLQEVLRVDILNPLKIRFVFKRAGNPLLILRLGELPVLPQHYWKGRDFKATTFEPPLGSGPYRITKVQPGRQLVFERVKDYWGKDLPVNRGKYNFDRMDVEFYRDSEVAFEAFKAGEFDIYIEHQAKNWANGYDFPAIKRGDVIKAQIPHQIPTQTQGLFMNTRRSTFAEVKVREALGLMFDFEWTNRTLFSGAYKRTLSYYPNSEFSASGLPVGHEWLLLKPYREQLPPKLLTEPFSLPKTDGRGIPRETLRKALALLKDAGWTLNGQRLVNADSQPLTFEILLVNPNLERILQPYVENLASIGIQARLRTVDRAQYKQRLDQFDFDMILLTLGQTLSPGLEQWQYFHSSQVGVKGSKNYAGIASPVVDHLLEKLLAARTRDEQVAAGKALDRVLLWQHYCIPNWYLNYHRLAYRNRFAFVTTPPYTLGLSAWWLKSSEKDQ, encoded by the coding sequence TTGATACGTCCCCTCCTCCTGCTCCTGATCAGCCTGGCCTTGAGTTCTCCCGCCAGCGCAACCATCAGCGAAAGCCATGGCTATGCGCAGTTCGGCACGCTCAAGTACCCGGCCAGATTCACCCACTTCGATTGGGTCAATCCGCAAGCGCCCAAGGGCGGTACCTTGCGGGTCATGGCATTTGGCACCTTCGATACGCTCAACCCCTACACGTTCAAGGGCAGCAGCCCGGTCTCCACGCCGAATTTCCTGCAATACGGCATCAACGAGCTGAACGAACCGCTGATGATCGGCACCGGCCAGTACGCACCGTCCGGTGATGAACCGACGTCGAGCTACGGCCTGATCGCCCAATCGGTGGAGTACAGCGAAGACCGCAGTTGGGTGGTGTTCAACCTGCGGCCCGAAGCGCGATTTCACGATGGTGTGCCGATTACCGCCTATGACGTGGCGTTCTCCTATAGAACCCTGCTCAAGGACGGTCACCCGCAATACCGCACCAACCTGCAGGAAGTGCTGCGGGTCGACATTCTCAACCCGCTGAAAATCCGCTTTGTCTTCAAGCGCGCAGGCAATCCGCTGCTGATCCTGCGCCTGGGCGAGTTGCCGGTGCTGCCCCAGCATTACTGGAAAGGCCGCGACTTCAAGGCCACCACGTTCGAGCCGCCGCTGGGCAGCGGGCCCTATCGCATCACCAAAGTGCAGCCGGGTCGTCAACTGGTGTTCGAACGGGTCAAGGATTACTGGGGCAAGGACCTGCCGGTCAATCGCGGCAAATACAACTTCGACCGAATGGACGTGGAGTTCTACCGCGACAGCGAAGTCGCCTTCGAAGCCTTCAAGGCCGGTGAATTCGACATCTACATCGAGCATCAGGCCAAGAATTGGGCCAACGGCTATGATTTCCCGGCGATCAAGCGCGGCGACGTGATCAAGGCTCAGATCCCTCACCAGATCCCGACCCAGACCCAGGGCCTGTTCATGAATACCCGGCGCAGCACGTTCGCCGAGGTCAAGGTTCGCGAGGCCTTGGGGCTGATGTTCGATTTCGAGTGGACCAACCGCACGCTGTTCAGCGGCGCCTACAAACGCACCCTCAGCTATTACCCCAACAGCGAATTCTCTGCCAGCGGCCTTCCGGTGGGCCACGAATGGCTGCTGCTCAAGCCCTACCGTGAACAATTGCCGCCCAAACTGCTCACCGAACCCTTCAGCTTGCCCAAAACCGATGGTCGCGGCATTCCCCGGGAAACCCTGCGCAAAGCCTTGGCACTCTTGAAGGACGCCGGTTGGACCCTCAACGGCCAACGACTGGTGAACGCCGACAGCCAGCCCCTGACCTTCGAGATCCTCTTGGTGAATCCGAACCTGGAGCGCATCCTGCAACCCTACGTTGAAAACCTCGCCAGCATCGGCATCCAGGCCCGGCTGCGCACGGTGGACCGCGCCCAGTACAAACAGCGCCTGGACCAGTTCGACTTCGACATGATCCTGCTGACCCTGGGCCAGACCCTCAGCCCGGGCCTGGAACAATGGCAGTACTTCCATTCCAGCCAGGTCGGAGTCAAGGGCAGCAAAAACTACGCGGGGATCGCCAGCCCCGTGGTCGATCACTTGTTGGAAAAGCTGCTGGCCGCCCGAACCCGCGACGAACAGGTCGCCGCCGGCAAGGCCCTGGACCGTGTGTTGCTGTGGCAGCACTACTGCATCCCCAACTGGTATCTCAATTATCATCGCCTGGCGTACCGCAACCGGTTCGCCTTCGTCACCACGCCGCCCTACACCCTGGGCCTGAGCGCGTGGTGGCTGAAATCTTCGGAGAAAGATCAATGA
- a CDS encoding transglycosylase SLT domain-containing protein — protein sequence MSSSIRRSVQSDTLTRLAQAIAVAVSATLAGCQSTGQVPQSDAAHTPNIAARAKQKPIWLTEKPTPQVPQDVWERMRQGFQLQETAGVNPRIEQQRLWFASNPSFLENAGERGSLYIHYIVERLEERNMPLELALLPVIESAYNPMAYSRANAVGLWQFIPSTGRYFNLRQTRFYDGRRDITASTTAAMDYLTRLHDMFNGDWLLALAAYNAGEGTVSRAIERNEKLGLPTDYWNLPLPSETQAYVPKLLALSQVVLSPDAYGVNLNPIANEPYFQVVEINQRMDLSKVAAVANIDEDELFQLNPAFKQRTTIDGPQHLLVPTSKAQLLTASLSTMRPEELISQRSLKPVFESVDDSDVEGARRNYRVKRGDNLAQIAKANNVQTKDLQRWNKLSGNKLKVGQTLVMQDTKATKATGKRISTVVAANSKDQKKQTQYKVKQGDSLYVVAKRFNVEMQHLKRWNPRMGKALKPGQMLTVYSPH from the coding sequence ATGTCGTCATCTATACGAAGGTCCGTCCAGTCAGACACATTGACCCGCTTGGCTCAAGCCATTGCGGTGGCTGTGTCCGCCACCCTGGCGGGCTGCCAGAGCACGGGCCAGGTTCCGCAAAGCGACGCGGCCCACACGCCGAATATCGCCGCTCGCGCCAAGCAAAAACCTATCTGGCTCACTGAAAAACCTACCCCTCAAGTGCCCCAGGACGTCTGGGAACGCATGCGCCAGGGCTTCCAGTTGCAGGAAACCGCCGGCGTCAATCCACGTATCGAGCAACAGCGCCTGTGGTTCGCCAGTAACCCGTCCTTCCTGGAAAACGCCGGTGAGCGCGGCAGCCTGTACATCCATTACATCGTCGAACGCCTCGAAGAACGCAACATGCCGTTGGAACTGGCGCTGCTGCCGGTGATCGAGAGCGCCTACAACCCGATGGCCTATTCCCGGGCCAATGCGGTGGGGCTGTGGCAATTCATCCCGTCCACGGGGCGTTACTTCAACCTGCGCCAGACCCGCTTCTATGACGGGCGTCGCGATATCACCGCGTCCACCACGGCCGCGATGGACTACCTGACGCGCCTGCACGACATGTTCAACGGCGACTGGCTGCTGGCGTTGGCGGCGTACAACGCAGGCGAAGGCACGGTCAGCCGCGCCATCGAGCGCAACGAAAAGCTTGGCCTGCCCACTGATTACTGGAACCTGCCGCTGCCCAGCGAAACCCAGGCCTACGTGCCGAAGCTGCTGGCCTTGTCCCAGGTGGTGCTCTCCCCCGATGCCTATGGCGTGAACCTCAACCCGATCGCCAACGAACCCTATTTCCAGGTCGTCGAAATCAACCAGCGCATGGACCTTTCCAAGGTCGCGGCGGTGGCCAACATCGACGAAGACGAACTGTTCCAGCTCAACCCGGCCTTCAAGCAACGCACCACCATCGACGGTCCGCAACACCTGCTGGTGCCCACGTCCAAGGCCCAGTTGCTGACCGCCAGCCTGTCGACCATGCGTCCGGAAGAGTTGATCAGCCAGCGCTCGCTCAAGCCGGTGTTCGAGAGCGTCGATGACAGCGACGTGGAAGGCGCCAGGCGCAACTACCGCGTCAAGCGCGGCGACAACCTGGCCCAGATCGCCAAGGCCAACAATGTCCAGACCAAGGACCTGCAACGTTGGAACAAGCTCAGCGGCAATAAACTCAAGGTCGGCCAAACCCTGGTGATGCAGGACACCAAAGCCACCAAGGCCACCGGCAAGCGCATCAGCACCGTGGTCGCCGCCAACAGCAAGGATCAAAAGAAGCAGACCCAATACAAGGTCAAGCAGGGTGACTCGTTGTACGTAGTGGCCAAGCGCTTCAACGTCGAAATGCAGCACCTCAAGCGCTGGAATCCACGGATGGGCAAGGCGCTCAAGCCTGGGCAGATGCTGACGGTTTACTCCCCCCACTAA
- a CDS encoding microcin C ABC transporter permease YejB codes for MLAYIFRRLLLIIPTLFGILLINFVIIQAAPGGPVEQMIAKLEGFEGATSRIAGGGAEVSVAGSSYRGAQGLDPGLVKEIERMYGFDKSAPERLWIMIKNYAHLDFGDSFFRDAKVIDLIKEKMPVSISLGLWSTLIMYLVSIPLGIAKATRHGSHFDVWTSSAIIVGYAIPSFLFAILLIVVFAGGSYFDWFPLRGLTSNNFDQLSTGGKILDYFWHLALPVTALVIGNFATMTLLTKNSFLDEINKQYVVTAKAKGLTRHRVLYGHVFRNAMLLVIAGFPSAFIGIFFTGSLLVEVIFSLDGLGLMSFEAAINRDYPVVFGTLFIFTLLGLVVKLIGDLTYTFVDPRIDFESREH; via the coding sequence ATGCTGGCTTATATCTTTAGGCGGCTGCTGCTGATCATCCCCACCCTGTTCGGCATCCTGTTGATCAACTTCGTCATCATCCAGGCCGCGCCCGGCGGGCCAGTGGAGCAGATGATCGCCAAGCTCGAAGGTTTCGAAGGCGCCACCAGCCGAATTGCCGGCGGTGGAGCCGAAGTCTCGGTGGCCGGGTCTTCCTATCGCGGCGCCCAGGGCCTGGACCCGGGGCTGGTCAAGGAAATCGAGCGCATGTACGGCTTCGACAAGTCGGCCCCCGAACGCCTGTGGATCATGATCAAGAACTACGCCCACCTGGATTTCGGCGACAGTTTCTTTCGCGATGCCAAGGTCATCGACCTGATCAAGGAAAAGATGCCGGTCTCCATTTCCCTCGGGCTATGGAGCACGCTGATCATGTACCTGGTGTCGATCCCGCTGGGGATCGCCAAGGCCACGCGACACGGCAGCCATTTCGACGTGTGGACCAGTTCGGCGATCATCGTCGGCTATGCAATCCCGTCGTTCCTGTTCGCCATCCTGCTGATCGTGGTGTTTGCCGGCGGCAGTTATTTCGATTGGTTCCCGTTGCGCGGACTGACCTCCAATAACTTCGACCAACTGAGCACGGGCGGCAAGATCCTCGATTACTTCTGGCACCTGGCCTTGCCCGTGACCGCCCTGGTGATCGGCAACTTCGCCACCATGACCCTGCTGACCAAGAACAGCTTCCTCGACGAAATCAACAAGCAATACGTGGTCACCGCCAAGGCCAAGGGCCTGACCCGTCATCGGGTGCTCTACGGCCACGTGTTTCGCAATGCCATGTTGCTGGTGATCGCCGGTTTCCCCTCCGCGTTCATCGGGATCTTCTTCACCGGTTCCTTGCTGGTGGAAGTGATCTTCTCTCTCGACGGCCTTGGGCTGATGAGTTTCGAGGCGGCCATCAACCGCGATTACCCGGTGGTGTTCGGCACCCTGTTCATCTTCACCCTGCTGGGGTTGGTGGTGAAGCTGATCGGCGACCTGACCTACACCTTTGTCGATCCGCGCATCGACTTCGAAAGCCGGGAGCATTGA
- a CDS encoding ABC transporter permease: MNLSPLNRRRFELFKANKRGWWSLWLFLILFGLSLGAELIANDKPLVVHYDDGWYFPALKRYPETTFGGEFPLEANYKSPYIRELLAAKDAWVLWAPIPFSYQSINYDLKVPAPAPPSAMNWLGTDDQGRDVLARVIYGFRISVLFALTLTVLSSIIGVIAGALQGFYGGWVDLAGQRFLEIWSGLPVLYLLIILASFVQPNFWWLLGIMLLFSWMSLVDVVRAEFLRGRNLEYVRAARALGMQNGAIMFRHILPNAMVSTMTFMPFILTGAIGTLTALDFLGFGLPPGAPSLGELVAQGKSNLQAPWLGMSAFAVLALMLSLLVFIGESARDAFDPRK, from the coding sequence ATGAACCTGTCGCCTCTCAATCGCCGCCGCTTCGAACTGTTCAAGGCCAACAAGCGTGGCTGGTGGTCACTGTGGCTGTTTTTGATCCTGTTCGGGCTGAGCCTGGGCGCCGAGTTGATCGCCAACGACAAGCCCCTGGTGGTGCATTACGACGATGGCTGGTATTTCCCGGCCCTCAAGCGCTACCCGGAAACCACCTTCGGCGGCGAATTCCCGCTGGAAGCCAACTACAAGAGCCCGTACATCCGTGAACTGCTGGCGGCCAAGGACGCCTGGGTGCTGTGGGCGCCAATTCCGTTCAGCTACCAGAGCATCAATTACGACCTGAAGGTCCCGGCCCCGGCACCGCCCTCCGCCATGAACTGGCTGGGCACCGACGACCAGGGCCGCGATGTCCTGGCGCGGGTGATCTACGGCTTTCGCATCTCGGTGCTGTTCGCCCTGACGCTGACAGTGCTCAGCTCGATCATCGGCGTGATCGCCGGCGCCTTGCAGGGCTTCTATGGCGGTTGGGTCGACCTGGCCGGCCAGCGTTTCCTGGAGATCTGGTCCGGGCTGCCGGTGCTGTACCTGCTGATCATCCTCGCCAGTTTCGTGCAGCCGAACTTCTGGTGGCTGCTGGGGATCATGCTGCTGTTTTCCTGGATGAGCCTGGTGGACGTGGTGCGCGCCGAGTTCCTGCGCGGGCGCAACCTGGAATACGTGCGTGCGGCGCGGGCGCTGGGCATGCAGAACGGGGCGATCATGTTCCGCCACATCTTGCCCAACGCCATGGTCTCGACCATGACGTTCATGCCGTTCATCCTCACTGGCGCCATCGGCACCCTCACCGCCCTGGATTTCCTCGGCTTCGGCTTGCCTCCCGGCGCGCCGTCCCTGGGCGAGCTGGTGGCCCAGGGCAAATCCAACCTCCAGGCGCCATGGCTGGGCATGAGTGCGTTCGCCGTGCTGGCCCTGATGCTGAGCCTGTTGGTGTTCATCGGCGAGTCCGCTCGCGATGCCTTCGATCCGAGGAAGTGA
- the gloB gene encoding hydroxyacylglutathione hydrolase, which produces MIQISALPAFTDNYIWLLQDHATQRCAVVDPGDAAPVQAWLVAHPGWALSDILITHHHHDHVGGVEALKNATHATVHGPASENIPARDVALSDNDTLSVLGLDFEVYAVPGHTLGHIAYYHHGLLFCGDTLFAAGCGRLFEGTPGQMYHSLSRLAALPEDTLVYCTHEYTLSNLKFAAAVEPGNPDIAARLEKVSRQRHEGVITLPSTLALEKLTNPFLRTAETSVKQKADERNGQRNETPTEVFAALRAWKDKF; this is translated from the coding sequence ATGATACAGATCAGTGCCCTGCCCGCATTCACCGATAACTACATCTGGTTGTTACAGGATCACGCGACCCAACGCTGCGCCGTGGTCGACCCGGGTGACGCCGCGCCCGTGCAAGCCTGGCTCGTCGCCCATCCAGGCTGGGCCTTGAGCGACATATTGATCACCCACCATCACCATGATCATGTCGGCGGCGTCGAGGCGCTGAAAAACGCAACGCACGCCACCGTCCATGGCCCGGCCAGTGAAAACATCCCGGCGCGGGATGTGGCGCTCAGTGACAACGACACGCTCAGCGTGCTCGGCCTGGACTTCGAGGTCTACGCCGTGCCCGGACACACCTTGGGGCATATCGCCTACTACCACCACGGCCTGCTGTTTTGTGGCGATACGCTGTTTGCCGCCGGTTGCGGCCGACTCTTCGAAGGGACGCCTGGGCAAATGTACCACTCCCTCAGCCGCCTCGCCGCCCTGCCCGAAGATACGCTGGTCTACTGCACCCATGAATATACCCTCAGCAATCTGAAGTTTGCCGCCGCGGTGGAACCGGGCAATCCGGACATCGCCGCCCGTCTGGAAAAAGTCAGCCGGCAACGCCACGAAGGCGTCATTACCCTGCCCTCGACCCTGGCCCTGGAAAAGCTCACCAATCCCTTCCTGCGTACCGCCGAAACATCTGTTAAACAAAAAGCAGACGAACGGAATGGCCAGCGTAACGAGACGCCGACCGAGGTTTTTGCGGCCTTGAGGGCTTGGAAAGATAAGTTCTAA
- a CDS encoding extracellular solute-binding protein → MKPFRALLLQASSLLFAGLACAAPQHALTLYNEPPKYPADFKHFDYVNPDAPKGGVFRQGGFGGFDSLNPFISKGVPADDIGLIYDTLAKQGLDEPFTEYGLIAEKIEKAPDNGWVRFYLRPEARFNDGHPVRAEDVVFSFQTLTKDGAPMFRGYYNDVAEVIAETPLKVLFKFKHTNNRELPLILGQLPVLPKHWWAERDFNKGNLEIPLGSGPYKVAEVKAGRSIRYERVKDYWGKDLPVNRGFYNFDVLTTDYYRDNTVAVEALKAGQFDFWLEMTAKNWANAYNIPAVAEGRLIKEQIPNGNPTGMQGFVYNLRRPIFQDVRVRKALSLLLDFEWTNKQLFNGAYARTRSYFENSEMAATGLPGEDELKILEPLRGKIPEQVFSEAFQPSICDGSGMIRDHQRKAYQLLQEAGWRIVDDKMVDAQGKPVVLEFLLAQTEFERVLLPFKRNLSDLGIELVIRRVDVSQYINRVRSRDFDLVVGSFPQSSSPGNEQREFWMTAAADKPGSRNTMGLKDPAVDQLVEQLINADSRKSLVAHARALDRVLQWGYYVIPNWHIKTWRVAYWNHIGHPKITPTYDIGTTTWWVKPDTKPAIEVEKQVMEQQINTAPVSVE, encoded by the coding sequence ATGAAGCCTTTTCGCGCCCTGCTCCTGCAGGCCAGCAGCCTGTTATTCGCCGGGCTGGCCTGCGCCGCGCCGCAGCACGCCTTGACCTTGTACAACGAACCACCGAAATACCCGGCCGACTTCAAGCACTTCGACTACGTGAACCCCGACGCCCCCAAGGGCGGCGTGTTCCGCCAGGGCGGGTTTGGCGGCTTCGACAGCCTCAACCCGTTCATCAGCAAAGGTGTACCGGCCGATGACATCGGCCTGATCTACGACACCCTGGCCAAGCAGGGCCTGGACGAACCCTTCACCGAATACGGCCTGATCGCCGAAAAGATCGAGAAAGCCCCCGACAATGGCTGGGTGCGCTTCTACCTGCGCCCCGAAGCCCGCTTCAATGATGGTCATCCGGTGCGCGCCGAAGACGTGGTCTTCAGCTTCCAGACCCTGACCAAGGACGGCGCCCCGATGTTCCGCGGCTATTACAACGACGTCGCCGAAGTGATCGCCGAAACCCCGCTCAAAGTGCTGTTCAAGTTCAAGCACACCAACAACCGCGAATTGCCGTTGATCCTCGGCCAATTGCCGGTATTGCCAAAACACTGGTGGGCCGAGCGCGACTTCAACAAAGGCAACCTGGAGATCCCTCTCGGCAGCGGCCCTTACAAGGTCGCCGAGGTGAAGGCCGGACGCTCGATTCGCTATGAGCGCGTGAAGGACTATTGGGGCAAGGACCTGCCGGTCAATCGCGGTTTCTACAATTTCGACGTACTGACCACCGACTACTACCGCGACAACACTGTCGCGGTCGAGGCCCTGAAAGCCGGGCAATTCGATTTCTGGCTGGAAATGACCGCCAAGAACTGGGCCAACGCCTACAACATCCCGGCCGTGGCCGAGGGTCGGTTGATCAAGGAACAGATCCCCAACGGCAACCCCACCGGCATGCAGGGCTTTGTCTACAACCTGCGCCGCCCGATCTTCCAGGACGTGCGGGTGCGCAAGGCCTTGAGCCTGCTGCTGGATTTCGAGTGGACCAACAAGCAACTGTTCAACGGCGCTTACGCCCGCACTCGCAGCTATTTCGAAAATTCGGAAATGGCCGCTACCGGCCTGCCCGGCGAAGACGAGCTGAAGATTCTCGAACCCCTGCGCGGCAAGATTCCCGAGCAGGTGTTCAGCGAAGCCTTCCAACCCTCGATATGCGACGGCAGCGGCATGATCCGCGACCACCAGCGCAAGGCTTACCAATTACTGCAAGAAGCCGGCTGGCGCATCGTCGACGACAAAATGGTCGACGCCCAAGGCAAACCGGTGGTGCTGGAGTTCCTGCTGGCCCAGACCGAATTCGAGCGAGTGCTACTGCCGTTCAAGCGCAACCTGAGCGACCTGGGCATTGAACTGGTGATTCGCCGTGTGGACGTGTCCCAGTACATCAACCGTGTGCGCTCCCGGGATTTCGACCTGGTGGTGGGCAGCTTCCCGCAATCCAGCTCGCCGGGTAACGAGCAGCGTGAGTTCTGGATGACGGCCGCCGCCGACAAGCCCGGCAGCCGCAACACCATGGGCCTGAAGGATCCGGCCGTGGACCAATTGGTGGAGCAACTGATCAACGCCGATTCGCGCAAGAGCCTGGTGGCCCACGCCCGGGCGCTGGACCGGGTGCTGCAATGGGGCTATTACGTGATTCCCAACTGGCACATCAAGACCTGGCGCGTCGCCTACTGGAACCACATCGGCCATCCGAAAATCACGCCGACCTATGACATCGGCACCACCACCTGGTGGGTCAAGCCGGACACCAAGCCGGCCATCGAGGTAGAAAAACAAGTCATGGAACAACAGATCAACACCGCTCCAGTGAGCGTGGAGTAA